The proteins below come from a single Cloacibacillus sp. An23 genomic window:
- a CDS encoding NYN domain-containing protein — MRKAAFFIDGFNLYHSIANRKNLHKYKWLNLWQLSQSLLLPQETLTDVFYFTAFTDWNPGRKKRHQDYVLINESVGCKVVLGKFLQKDRISMVECNTPCCGGAKRFCGKKFVAHEEKMTDVNIAVNIVKAAALRSYDSIYLLSGDNDLIPALETAREISPSLRLRIVLPINARAKNIMDFCQSNKLRYMKIKEQTLAAAQFCDPFIVNGQSYSKPTHWA; from the coding sequence ATGAGAAAAGCAGCCTTTTTCATTGATGGTTTCAATCTCTACCATTCGATTGCCAATCGGAAGAACCTCCATAAATACAAATGGCTTAATCTGTGGCAGCTTTCTCAATCATTACTCCTTCCACAAGAAACTCTCACCGATGTCTTTTATTTCACGGCCTTCACAGACTGGAATCCGGGACGCAAAAAGCGGCATCAGGATTATGTTCTGATAAACGAAAGCGTCGGCTGTAAAGTCGTTCTCGGCAAATTCCTCCAAAAAGACCGCATCAGCATGGTCGAATGCAACACTCCATGCTGCGGAGGCGCGAAAAGATTTTGTGGAAAGAAATTTGTGGCTCACGAAGAAAAAATGACCGATGTCAACATTGCCGTCAATATCGTAAAAGCGGCTGCCTTACGGTCATACGATTCAATTTACCTCCTTTCCGGCGATAATGATCTTATACCGGCCTTGGAAACAGCCCGCGAAATATCGCCGTCTCTAAGATTGCGCATTGTACTACCTATCAATGCCCGCGCTAAAAACATCATGGACTTCTGTCAATCTAATAAGCTGAGATATATGAAAATCAAAGAGCAGACATTGGCAGCTGCTCAATTCTGCGATCCATTCATAGTAAACGGGCAGTCTTATTCAAAGCCTACACACTGGGCATAG
- a CDS encoding helix-turn-helix domain-containing protein codes for MNPNENMNFRDNRDFWFSHLDIQVMQSSSLSFYAKGIYALLTTYMDIRTRSWSVKVKTLAETAGLSERQVRYALKELKDMGIITSEAVYKDGHQKASVYTLIGHRAECFRKSSVQEVQAENGADCTPCRPTPAPYADRLRESVLRETNTPIAPQGGEYEKPVPGTRDTEEVEAADESESFDLASPSSKAGKKKSKPRRAHADNPNPLDEWFERQFWPNYPRHVDKKRARNTFMRVLSKARNPDEQKQWVINMGVRLAKYIEDVRDRDEQYIKHPSTWLNAHDFSEPPEESEILRREVFVRDGREAG; via the coding sequence ATGAATCCGAACGAAAACATGAATTTTCGGGACAACCGTGATTTCTGGTTTTCACACCTCGATATACAGGTCATGCAGAGCAGTAGCCTGTCGTTTTACGCGAAAGGCATATACGCGCTGCTCACGACCTACATGGACATCAGGACTCGGAGCTGGAGCGTCAAGGTCAAAACGCTTGCCGAGACGGCGGGGCTGAGCGAGCGTCAGGTGCGCTACGCCCTGAAAGAGCTCAAGGACATGGGGATAATCACCTCGGAAGCGGTCTACAAGGACGGTCATCAAAAAGCGTCGGTCTACACGCTCATAGGCCATCGCGCCGAGTGTTTCCGCAAAAGCAGCGTGCAGGAGGTGCAGGCTGAAAACGGAGCAGACTGCACACCATGCAGGCCTACCCCTGCACCATATGCAGACCGTTTACGAGAATCAGTATTACGAGAAACAAATACCCCTATAGCCCCCCAAGGGGGCGAGTATGAGAAACCAGTACCGGGAACACGGGACACGGAAGAGGTGGAAGCCGCGGACGAGTCCGAGAGCTTCGACCTCGCCTCTCCGTCTTCCAAGGCCGGGAAGAAAAAATCAAAACCGCGGCGCGCGCACGCGGACAACCCGAACCCGCTCGACGAATGGTTCGAGCGGCAGTTCTGGCCGAACTATCCGCGCCACGTGGACAAGAAACGGGCGCGGAACACGTTCATGCGCGTGCTCTCAAAGGCCCGCAACCCGGACGAGCAGAAGCAATGGGTCATCAACATGGGCGTGCGCCTCGCGAAGTACATCGAGGACGTGCGGGACAGGGACGAGCAGTATATCAAGCATCCCTCGACGTGGCTCAACGCGCACGACTTCTCGGAGCCGCCGGAAGAGAGCGAGATACTGCGGCGGGAGGTCTTTGTGAGAGATGGCCGAGAAGCTGGCTAA
- a CDS encoding DNA cytosine methyltransferase gives MPNRKEAAYMGLIVDSFAGGGGASTGIRMTLGRDPDIAINHNAEAMAMHKANHPGTRHYIEDMWGVDPLAVTAGEPVDLMWLSPDCTHFSKARGSAPKSDRIRGLAWTAVKWARRVRPRLIILENVEEFQDWCPLDKRGFPKMHLRGTIFNKFVRHLRREGYSVDYRELVACDYGAPTSRRRFFLIATSDRTPARWPEPSHGPGRKPYRTAAECIDWSIPVRSIFEREKPLVENTMRRIAKGVVKYILNNPHPYIVDRSRAGIVSPHITKFRSGAVGQELTEPMPTITAGGKSERPAGSPHALGIVVPALVKQTWGEKPCQDVEDPLHTVTTQHNKFALCAAFLAQYHTEQMRREVRGQTLDVPLNVIDASPRYALCCANLLKHYSGVVGQKMNEPIGTVTAIDHHSLAACTLMRQFGTSSGADIEQPLGTVMPDGCGGKTGLVAAFLDKYYGNERSGAPVTEPMHTVTGKDRMSLVTVRIDGEEYVITDIGMRMLQPRELFNAQGFPPDYIIDPLYNGKPLSKSAQVRMCGNSVCPQVAAALVKANWKIGNDEKREAA, from the coding sequence ATGCCTAATAGGAAGGAGGCTGCGTACATGGGACTGATAGTCGACAGCTTTGCCGGAGGCGGCGGAGCCAGCACAGGCATACGTATGACGCTGGGACGGGACCCCGACATAGCCATCAATCACAACGCTGAGGCGATGGCGATGCACAAGGCGAACCACCCCGGAACAAGGCACTACATCGAAGATATGTGGGGAGTTGATCCGCTTGCCGTCACGGCGGGCGAGCCGGTCGACCTCATGTGGCTGTCGCCGGACTGCACTCATTTCAGCAAAGCAAGAGGCAGCGCGCCGAAATCCGACCGCATCCGCGGGCTCGCATGGACCGCCGTCAAGTGGGCGCGCAGAGTCCGCCCGCGGCTGATAATCCTCGAAAACGTAGAAGAGTTTCAAGATTGGTGCCCGCTGGATAAGCGAGGATTCCCGAAAATGCACCTTCGCGGGACCATATTCAATAAATTTGTGAGGCATCTGCGCCGCGAAGGTTATTCCGTGGACTACCGCGAGCTCGTGGCTTGCGACTACGGCGCGCCGACGTCGCGCAGGCGCTTTTTCCTCATAGCGACCTCCGACCGCACTCCCGCGCGATGGCCCGAGCCCTCTCACGGCCCGGGGCGCAAGCCTTACAGGACGGCGGCGGAGTGTATAGACTGGTCTATCCCTGTCCGCTCGATATTCGAGAGGGAAAAGCCGCTCGTCGAAAACACCATGCGGCGTATCGCAAAAGGCGTTGTCAAATATATTCTCAATAACCCTCATCCGTATATAGTTGACAGAAGCCGCGCAGGTATTGTTTCCCCACACATCACTAAGTTCAGAAGTGGGGCGGTAGGGCAGGAGCTTACGGAGCCCATGCCTACTATAACGGCCGGCGGCAAATCTGAACGCCCAGCCGGAAGTCCTCACGCTCTCGGCATCGTCGTTCCGGCGCTCGTAAAGCAGACATGGGGGGAAAAACCGTGTCAGGACGTGGAAGATCCATTGCACACGGTAACGACGCAGCACAACAAGTTTGCGCTCTGCGCCGCGTTTCTCGCGCAGTACCACACAGAGCAGATGAGGCGCGAGGTCAGAGGGCAAACACTTGACGTTCCTCTCAACGTCATAGACGCCTCGCCGCGCTACGCTCTATGCTGTGCGAATCTACTCAAACATTACAGCGGCGTCGTCGGTCAGAAGATGAACGAGCCGATAGGCACCGTCACGGCGATAGATCATCACAGCCTTGCGGCCTGCACGCTCATGCGCCAGTTCGGCACGTCCAGCGGAGCGGACATCGAGCAGCCTCTTGGGACCGTCATGCCGGACGGATGCGGCGGCAAGACCGGCCTCGTCGCAGCGTTCCTCGACAAATACTATGGCAACGAGAGAAGCGGCGCGCCGGTGACGGAACCGATGCACACCGTGACAGGCAAGGACAGGATGAGCCTCGTTACAGTGCGGATTGACGGCGAAGAATACGTCATAACCGACATTGGCATGAGAATGCTTCAGCCGCGCGAGCTTTTCAACGCTCAGGGATTCCCGCCCGACTACATCATCGACCCGCTGTACAACGGCAAACCGCTGAGTAAATCCGCGCAGGTCCGTATGTGCGGCAACAGCGTATGCCCGCAGGTCGCAGCGGCGCTGGTCAAAGCCAACTGGAAAATTGGAAATGATGAGAAAAGGGAGGCGGCCTAA
- a CDS encoding nucleoside triphosphate pyrophosphohydrolase family protein has product MKNYTLTEKQLGTLKKTLDSMLEAPGKIETEINDEYHAEGGEGDIELRGTLEVMFGDLGRELKYLIEDVENQPAPIQWVEDVKEFRRLYRLNTPAKTKKEVWTQFKCVREELSELFDEICESDFRPSVKVLDGICDLLFTTVGLALVLDCDIQGAFAEVVRSNLTKLGADGKPIYREDGKVLKGPNFEEPKLKPFLPKEASWNA; this is encoded by the coding sequence ATGAAGAACTATACGCTTACCGAAAAGCAGCTCGGAACGCTCAAAAAGACGCTTGATTCAATGCTTGAAGCGCCCGGCAAAATCGAAACGGAAATAAACGACGAATACCATGCCGAAGGCGGCGAAGGCGACATCGAGCTGCGCGGCACGCTCGAAGTCATGTTCGGGGACCTCGGCCGCGAGCTGAAATACCTCATCGAAGACGTGGAAAACCAGCCCGCGCCCATCCAGTGGGTGGAGGACGTGAAAGAATTCCGCCGTCTCTACAGGCTGAACACGCCGGCGAAGACAAAGAAAGAGGTCTGGACACAATTCAAGTGCGTCAGGGAAGAGTTATCAGAGCTATTTGACGAAATCTGTGAAAGCGATTTCAGGCCGTCCGTCAAAGTCCTTGACGGCATCTGCGACCTACTGTTCACGACGGTCGGCCTTGCACTCGTTCTTGACTGCGACATACAGGGCGCATTCGCCGAGGTGGTGCGCAGCAACTTAACAAAGCTCGGCGCGGACGGGAAACCGATATACAGGGAAGACGGCAAGGTGCTCAAAGGGCCGAACTTTGAGGAGCCGAAGCTGAAGCCGTTCTTGCCCAAAGAGGCGTCGTGGAATGCCTAA
- a CDS encoding helix-turn-helix transcriptional regulator, protein MEKLKARRKALKLTQAKLAARVGTTQNTIWRIEKGKLRPSLALLKKISIELNCTIDSLL, encoded by the coding sequence ATGGAGAAACTAAAAGCGCGAAGAAAGGCATTAAAACTAACACAAGCCAAACTCGCTGCTAGAGTTGGTACTACGCAAAATACAATATGGCGTATTGAGAAGGGAAAGCTTAGGCCGAGCTTGGCGCTTTTAAAGAAAATATCAATAGAGTTGAATTGTACGATTGATTCACTGCTCTAA
- a CDS encoding DnaB-like helicase C-terminal domain-containing protein, with protein sequence MAEKLAKFIELARRDSPDDWEDGVIQLLAVEAEDVITRGMNPMSVGKHLAKLCSDGGGNVLVSGAVIRRAVAEGFRSLKASRFPSHGDDVMLSSESDGISLVPSTSGQHLAKLTSEVAEWKNLEGYGFGVVELDRAYGGLYPGEMMALVGAPGSMKTSLALNAVDDFMYQMPLDSRLLFFSLDMPPQTVIARRLMREMNCFQSELYRMVHDKHPAVKEAYGRILERDAGRFRLIGRPRGGEPYSWDQAANIIIQVAPDLVIIDYLTLIGKYRSELEAVYDLVPKIVSLKEDLGIAVILLSQMGRSSKAAQKSGSGGHAAGGHYVEDAADVEIELLKDESEGGETAIVATVTKTRKNASGKSFRLDLNARSLSFGGTAERVKRLKQAASVFNI encoded by the coding sequence ATGGCCGAGAAGCTGGCTAAATTCATCGAACTCGCCCGCAGGGACAGCCCGGACGACTGGGAGGACGGCGTGATCCAGCTCCTCGCCGTAGAGGCGGAGGACGTCATCACCAGAGGCATGAACCCCATGTCGGTCGGGAAGCATCTCGCGAAGCTGTGCAGCGACGGCGGCGGGAACGTCCTCGTCTCCGGCGCCGTCATCAGGCGCGCGGTCGCCGAGGGCTTCCGTTCGCTGAAAGCCTCGCGCTTTCCGTCGCACGGCGACGACGTCATGCTCTCCTCCGAGTCAGACGGCATCAGCCTCGTCCCGAGCACCTCCGGCCAGCACCTTGCGAAGCTGACGAGCGAGGTCGCCGAATGGAAGAACCTCGAAGGCTACGGCTTCGGCGTCGTGGAGCTCGACCGCGCATACGGCGGCCTGTACCCAGGCGAGATGATGGCGCTCGTCGGAGCGCCCGGAAGCATGAAGACGTCGCTCGCCCTCAACGCAGTAGACGATTTCATGTACCAGATGCCGCTCGATTCGAGGCTGCTGTTCTTCTCGCTCGACATGCCGCCTCAGACCGTTATAGCGCGCCGTCTCATGCGGGAGATGAACTGCTTTCAGAGCGAACTCTACCGCATGGTACACGACAAACATCCGGCGGTGAAAGAGGCATACGGCAGGATACTTGAGCGCGACGCAGGGCGCTTCCGCCTCATAGGCAGGCCGCGCGGCGGAGAGCCCTATTCGTGGGATCAGGCGGCGAACATCATAATCCAGGTCGCGCCCGACCTCGTGATCATCGACTATCTGACGCTCATCGGCAAATACCGCTCCGAGCTCGAAGCCGTCTACGACCTCGTCCCGAAGATAGTCTCGCTCAAAGAAGACCTCGGCATCGCGGTCATCCTGCTCTCGCAGATGGGACGCAGCAGCAAGGCGGCGCAGAAGAGCGGAAGCGGCGGGCACGCCGCAGGAGGGCATTACGTCGAGGATGCCGCCGACGTCGAGATAGAGCTGCTCAAGGACGAAAGCGAAGGCGGCGAAACGGCCATCGTCGCCACAGTGACGAAAACGCGGAAAAACGCGAGCGGCAAGAGCTTCCGGCTCGACCTCAACGCGCGCTCACTTTCCTTCGGAGGGACGGCGGAGCGCGTGAAGAGGCTGAAACAGGCCGCGAGCGTCTTCAACATCTGA
- a CDS encoding DUF3310 domain-containing protein codes for MTDRNKEIDRKHSRLTSIWEWEAERVRASMTLQEAEEEAYFQNSLLPCPFCGGYVEAMVNKNMGWRYDGHITAIICPKCGNALQFRGILSPNEARDMWNRRTAAFGGSKAASHYQLLDQQPIEIMQTLFSAEEFRGFLWGNVIKYSLRYGHKDERLKEAEKIAQYAQWLAMAERGETVKP; via the coding sequence ATGACGGATAGAAATAAAGAAATAGATAGAAAACATAGTAGGCTAACATCAATCTGGGAGTGGGAAGCAGAACGCGTTCGTGCTTCTATGACGTTGCAAGAGGCCGAAGAAGAGGCGTATTTTCAAAATTCGCTTTTGCCATGTCCTTTCTGCGGTGGTTACGTGGAGGCTATGGTAAATAAAAATATGGGGTGGCGCTATGACGGGCACATTACCGCCATTATTTGTCCCAAATGCGGGAACGCCCTACAGTTCAGAGGTATTCTCTCGCCTAATGAAGCGCGTGATATGTGGAATAGGCGTACTGCTGCGTTTGGTGGTTCAAAGGCCGCATCGCATTATCAGCTCTTGGATCAGCAGCCTATCGAGATCATGCAGACGCTTTTCTCAGCGGAAGAGTTCCGCGGCTTTCTATGGGGAAACGTCATCAAATACTCGCTGCGCTACGGTCACAAGGACGAACGCCTCAAAGAGGCCGAGAAGATAGCCCAATACGCGCAGTGGCTTGCGATGGCCGAGCGCGGCGAGACGGTAAAGCCGTGA